From a region of the Armatimonadota bacterium genome:
- a CDS encoding MBL fold metallo-hydrolase, translating to MRVTVLGRWGGFPPAGGACSGYLVEEDGRRILLDCGHGVLSRLLQRVDVYDLHGLILTHLHPDHVADVPALRLALEWSCFPPEPWQGRLPALGPTDAERYLACTMQSERGLRVFDLRRIAPGEEGEFCGFRVRFARTRHPLETYAVRLEGAGGVLAYTADTAFDGEVVGLCRGADLLVAECTFPDGLEEVAREVGHLTPRLAGELAEAAGVRRLLLSHFFPTVDPEELANAARAVFPQTVCAEELCTYEVR from the coding sequence ATGCGGGTGACGGTCCTGGGACGTTGGGGAGGGTTTCCTCCCGCGGGCGGCGCCTGCTCCGGATACCTGGTGGAGGAGGACGGACGCCGGATCCTCCTGGACTGTGGTCACGGGGTGCTCTCCCGTTTGCTCCAGCGGGTGGACGTCTACGACCTCCATGGGCTCATCCTCACCCACCTGCACCCGGACCACGTGGCGGACGTCCCGGCCCTGCGCTTGGCCCTGGAGTGGAGCTGCTTTCCGCCCGAGCCCTGGCAGGGGCGGCTCCCCGCCCTCGGGCCCACGGATGCGGAGCGCTACCTCGCGTGCACCATGCAGTCCGAGCGGGGCCTCCGGGTGTTCGACCTACGGCGGATCGCTCCGGGCGAGGAGGGGGAGTTCTGCGGGTTCCGGGTGCGGTTCGCACGGACCCGACACCCCCTGGAGACCTACGCGGTCCGCCTGGAGGGGGCCGGCGGGGTGCTGGCTTACACCGCGGACACCGCCTTCGACGGGGAAGTGGTGGGCCTGTGTCGGGGAGCGGATCTGCTGGTGGCGGAGTGCACCTTCCCCGACGGCCTGGAAGAGGTGGCCCGGGAAGTGGGGCACCTCACCCCCCGCTTGGCGGGGGAGCTGGCGGAGGCGGCCGGGGTGCGCAGGCTGCTCCTCAGCCACTTCTTCCCCACCGTGGACCCTGAAGAGCTCGCCAACGCCGCGCGTGCGGTCTTTCCCCAGACCGTCTGCGCGGAAGAGCTGTGCACCTACGAGGTACGCTGA
- a CDS encoding ferritin-like domain-containing protein translates to MGQKGRAIVELDVEQLVQELKRAYLDELLAFYSYWLTAQVAEGWHGEELVEHFEQEAREELEHAKKLALRIVELGGDPVVHPKDWEAGANAPWTAPRGDWSDADGMVEDQLRAERQAIEVYNRLAKLTFGKDPVTYQLATELLADEVRHEEFLEALSAKRRRG, encoded by the coding sequence ATGGGACAGAAAGGTCGCGCCATCGTGGAGCTGGATGTGGAGCAGCTCGTCCAGGAACTGAAGAGGGCGTACCTGGACGAACTCCTCGCCTTCTACTCGTACTGGCTCACCGCGCAGGTGGCGGAGGGGTGGCACGGGGAGGAGCTGGTGGAGCACTTCGAGCAGGAGGCCCGGGAGGAACTGGAGCACGCAAAGAAGCTGGCCCTTCGCATCGTGGAGCTGGGGGGCGACCCCGTGGTGCATCCCAAGGATTGGGAGGCCGGCGCGAACGCCCCGTGGACGGCTCCCCGGGGGGACTGGTCGGATGCGGACGGGATGGTGGAGGACCAGCTCCGGGCAGAGCGGCAGGCCATCGAGGTCTACAACCGCCTCGCGAAGCTGACCTTCGGGAAGGACCCCGTCACCTACCAGTTGGCCACGGAGCTCCTGGCAGACGAGGTGCGGCACGAGGAGTTCCTGGAAGCCCTGAGCGCTAAGCGCCGCCGCGGGTAA
- a CDS encoding DUF763 domain-containing protein encodes MRRTGTAILPLHSGSVPRWLFARMVRLGRAVLAALVEDIGPRGVLRRLSDPFWFQAFGCLLGFDWHSSGLTTTVCGALKEAVRGAEKDLGLLVAGGKGRAARATPQEVRHYGDRLGVDGDVLTRCSRLSAKVDSSAVQDGYELYHHTLFATLDGSWAVIQQGMRPQDRTARRYHWLGETVRSFVCEPHAAVCCDVQTPTLNLVAEEAQPVREAVADLARANPERILREFPRVLAMPARHALRPEDVHPRRLRTVLLRTYEAQAPDFERLLEIPGLGAKTLRALALLSELLAGTPLSWRDPARYSFAHGGKDGHPYPVDRPTYDRTVAVLEDALRRARTGETERLEALRRLHRFVRSARP; translated from the coding sequence GTGCGCCGGACCGGGACCGCGATCCTCCCCCTCCACTCCGGCTCCGTCCCCCGGTGGCTGTTCGCGCGCATGGTGCGGCTCGGCCGGGCGGTGCTTGCGGCCCTGGTGGAGGACATCGGCCCCCGGGGGGTGCTGCGCCGGCTCAGCGATCCGTTCTGGTTTCAGGCCTTCGGGTGTCTACTGGGCTTCGACTGGCACAGCAGCGGCCTCACCACCACCGTGTGCGGGGCCCTCAAGGAAGCGGTGCGGGGCGCGGAGAAGGACCTGGGGCTCCTCGTGGCCGGGGGCAAGGGACGAGCCGCCCGGGCCACCCCGCAGGAAGTGCGGCACTACGGCGACCGGTTGGGGGTGGACGGGGACGTCTTGACCCGCTGCAGCCGCCTTTCTGCCAAGGTGGACAGCAGTGCGGTCCAGGACGGCTACGAGCTCTACCACCACACCCTCTTTGCCACGCTGGATGGGTCCTGGGCCGTCATCCAGCAGGGGATGCGCCCTCAAGACCGCACCGCCCGGCGGTATCACTGGCTGGGCGAGACGGTCCGGTCATTCGTGTGCGAGCCCCACGCCGCGGTGTGCTGCGATGTGCAAACCCCTACCCTCAACCTGGTGGCCGAGGAGGCCCAGCCCGTCCGGGAGGCGGTGGCAGACCTGGCCCGGGCGAACCCAGAGCGGATCTTGCGGGAGTTCCCGCGGGTTCTGGCGATGCCTGCACGCCACGCGCTGCGGCCGGAAGATGTCCACCCCCGACGACTGCGCACCGTCCTCCTCCGCACGTACGAGGCTCAGGCTCCGGACTTCGAGCGCCTTCTGGAGATCCCGGGTCTCGGGGCAAAGACCCTGCGGGCCCTCGCGCTGCTCTCGGAGCTCCTGGCAGGCACCCCGCTCTCGTGGCGGGATCCGGCCCGCTACAGCTTCGCCCACGGCGGAAAGGACGGCCATCCCTATCCCGTGGATCGGCCCACCTACGACCGCACCGTGGCCGTGCTGGAAGACGCCCTGCGCCGTGCCCGTACGGGAGAAACCGAGCGCCTCGAGGCCCTCCGCCGCCTGCACCGGTTCGTCCGGTCCGCCCGCCCCTGA
- a CDS encoding PD-(D/E)XK nuclease family protein translates to MRGPIRISVRRLAEVTEGGCPRCFWITYHLPVPYQMPFPGVLGEIDRATKQVIRDHVDRHGTLPGWFPRLGRVVGYVAPHRLRWQVFQVEDRRLGLVLRGEPDEIFRLADGSYHIVDYKTARLTESQEWALAAYEVQLNGYAYIAERLGYTPLSGLSLVYLEPRRFHPTRDGSRVALLFRAVRRRVRLDPEGIIPPLLRRAREILTRPTLPPGHPECQDCEVLMRLLDHLRDRT, encoded by the coding sequence ATGCGCGGGCCGATCCGGATCTCCGTGCGGCGCCTGGCGGAGGTGACGGAGGGAGGTTGCCCCCGTTGCTTCTGGATCACGTACCACCTGCCGGTCCCCTACCAGATGCCCTTCCCCGGAGTGCTGGGCGAGATCGACCGGGCCACCAAGCAGGTCATCCGGGACCACGTGGACCGGCACGGGACGCTGCCCGGTTGGTTTCCCCGGCTGGGCCGGGTGGTGGGGTATGTGGCCCCGCATCGGCTCCGGTGGCAGGTGTTCCAGGTGGAGGATCGCCGCCTGGGCCTTGTGCTCCGGGGGGAGCCCGACGAGATCTTCCGATTGGCGGACGGTTCGTATCACATCGTGGATTACAAGACCGCTCGGCTCACGGAAAGCCAGGAGTGGGCCCTTGCCGCCTACGAGGTGCAACTGAACGGGTACGCGTACATCGCGGAGCGCCTGGGCTACACGCCCCTCTCCGGCCTCTCCCTGGTGTACCTGGAGCCCCGGCGGTTTCACCCGACCCGGGATGGTTCCCGGGTGGCGCTCCTGTTTCGGGCAGTTCGTCGGCGGGTTCGTCTCGATCCCGAGGGCATCATCCCGCCCCTCCTGCGCCGGGCCCGGGAGATTCTGACGCGCCCCACGCTCCCTCCGGGCCATCCGGAGTGCCAGGACTGCGAGGTCCTGATGCGGCTCTTGGACCACCTCCGTGACAGGACCTGA
- a CDS encoding iron ABC transporter permease, with translation MGQEVQLRIQAREEPVSGLSWPARAKTFTEVLGRRSFEALVLLAAGWLLLMPLLTLVLSSLRVGSNLLPFERAARWGLGNYQELLGGGPAYGRMLGHTLVYVVGATGVALLAGGSAAWLVERSDVPGRRAFYALMVAPLMVPPVVHSISWILLFAPGTGLVNVLFRRLGISGGLLNAFSMPGMVLAQGLGLAPLTFILISGALRGLDLRLEEAAWVSGATVPATLRRVVWPLLRPAIGAAGILSALIALESFEIPLLLGAPAGIRVYSSTLYFAVHSISALPEYGKVAALAVPGLILGFAALAGLRRWMGASERYTTIGGKGFQGGGVQLGPVGQALGLAYLTILAALLALGPIVLLGVMSGFPEAFSTGFQRLGRWDPGAWMQVLREETTWRALGNSALASGLGATLAMGLGVVVAWLDVRRGGRVWSGMDYVLLSSVTLPSVVLGLAAMLLYLWVGHGVYGTVWMLGLVYAARTGIVSRSARAAVMQVSRELEEAAWVYGASGTAVLRRVLIPVILPGILGGWLLHFVAHYRESTLALLLYQPESVVAGVRIWQLYDAGRMGEASALGLLVVGILLATVYAAGRWGGSGWTGRARRGR, from the coding sequence GTGGGGCAGGAAGTGCAGCTGAGGATCCAAGCCCGCGAGGAACCGGTTTCCGGACTGAGCTGGCCGGCCCGGGCGAAGACGTTCACGGAGGTGCTCGGCCGGAGGTCCTTTGAGGCCCTCGTCCTCCTCGCGGCCGGGTGGCTCCTCCTCATGCCGCTATTGACCCTGGTCCTGAGCAGCCTGCGGGTGGGCAGTAACCTCCTGCCCTTCGAGCGGGCGGCCCGGTGGGGTCTAGGGAACTACCAGGAGCTGCTGGGTGGTGGTCCCGCCTACGGCCGGATGCTCGGGCACACCCTCGTGTACGTGGTGGGTGCCACGGGCGTGGCCCTCCTGGCCGGGGGGAGCGCCGCGTGGCTCGTGGAGCGCTCGGACGTGCCCGGCCGGCGGGCCTTTTATGCCTTGATGGTGGCTCCCCTCATGGTCCCGCCCGTGGTGCACAGCATCAGCTGGATCCTCCTGTTCGCGCCGGGAACCGGGCTCGTGAACGTGCTCTTCCGGAGGCTGGGGATTTCGGGAGGCCTCCTCAATGCCTTCAGCATGCCGGGCATGGTGCTGGCCCAGGGGCTTGGCCTAGCACCCCTCACGTTCATCCTCATCTCCGGGGCCCTCCGGGGACTGGATCTGCGGCTGGAAGAAGCCGCTTGGGTTTCCGGCGCCACCGTGCCAGCGACCTTGAGGCGGGTCGTCTGGCCCCTCCTCCGCCCGGCCATCGGCGCCGCCGGGATCCTCTCCGCCCTCATCGCCCTAGAGAGCTTCGAGATCCCGCTGCTGCTCGGGGCACCCGCGGGAATCCGGGTATACAGCAGCACCCTGTACTTCGCCGTGCACTCCATCTCCGCCCTGCCGGAGTACGGGAAGGTGGCGGCCCTCGCGGTTCCGGGACTGATCCTGGGGTTTGCGGCGCTCGCCGGGCTCAGACGGTGGATGGGTGCGAGCGAGCGGTACACCACCATCGGGGGCAAGGGATTTCAGGGGGGCGGGGTGCAGTTGGGGCCGGTGGGGCAAGCCCTGGGCCTTGCATACCTGACGATCCTCGCCGCCCTCCTCGCCCTCGGCCCCATCGTTCTTCTCGGCGTCATGAGTGGCTTCCCGGAGGCCTTCAGCACCGGTTTCCAACGGCTGGGGCGGTGGGATCCGGGGGCCTGGATGCAGGTGCTGAGGGAGGAGACCACCTGGAGGGCCCTGGGGAACAGTGCCCTGGCGAGCGGGCTCGGGGCCACCCTGGCCATGGGGTTGGGGGTGGTGGTGGCGTGGCTCGATGTGCGCCGGGGAGGCCGGGTGTGGAGCGGCATGGATTACGTGCTGCTCTCCTCCGTCACCCTTCCCTCCGTGGTCCTCGGGCTGGCCGCCATGCTTCTGTACCTCTGGGTGGGGCACGGGGTGTACGGGACGGTGTGGATGCTGGGGCTCGTGTACGCGGCCCGCACGGGGATCGTGAGCCGCTCGGCCCGGGCCGCGGTGATGCAGGTGAGTCGGGAGCTGGAAGAGGCAGCCTGGGTCTACGGGGCAAGCGGGACCGCGGTCCTGCGGCGGGTGCTGATCCCCGTGATCCTGCCGGGAATCCTCGGGGGGTGGCTGCTGCACTTCGTGGCCCACTACCGGGAGAGCACCCTGGCCCTGCTGCTGTATCAGCCGGAGAGCGTGGTGGCGGGTGTGCGCATCTGGCAGCTGTACGACGCCGGGCGCATGGGCGAGGCAAGCGCCCTGGGACTGTTGGTGGTGGGAATCTTGCTGGCCACGGTGTACGCCGCGGGCCGTTGGGGAGGATCCGGATGGACGGGGAGAGCGCGCCGGGGACGCTGA
- a CDS encoding amidohydrolase family protein: MDGESAPGTLKVDIFSHIYPEAFYRRVARILGEGGGSGAFQPPVRHVAPLVDLDTRFRLMDRVHPYVQVLCLASPPIEVLARGVQAAELARLANDEMARLVDRYPDRFAGFVASLPLDDVEAAVREAERAVEELGATGIQIFTNVLGKPLDRPEFLPLFERMAAYDLPIWVHPTRGPAAADYPTEGRSRVGIWWALGWPYETAAFMVRLAFSGIFDRFPSLKIITHHAGGVLPYVAGRLGPRSGLERAVLHSGDLAAWEGLRRPVWGDLRMFYADTALFGNAPALACALSFFGEDRLLFGSDMPFGPEEGWAYLEEAIRAVDALPIPPEKKRQIFSGNAFRILRLRGLAGTR; the protein is encoded by the coding sequence ATGGACGGGGAGAGCGCGCCGGGGACGCTGAAGGTGGACATCTTCAGCCACATCTACCCGGAAGCCTTCTACCGCCGTGTCGCCAGGATTCTCGGAGAAGGTGGGGGTTCCGGAGCCTTTCAGCCTCCCGTCCGCCACGTGGCGCCCCTCGTGGATCTGGATACCCGGTTCCGGCTCATGGACCGCGTCCACCCCTATGTACAGGTCCTGTGCTTGGCAAGCCCTCCCATCGAGGTTCTCGCTCGGGGGGTGCAGGCAGCGGAGCTGGCTCGGCTTGCGAACGATGAGATGGCACGGTTGGTAGATCGCTATCCCGACCGGTTCGCGGGCTTCGTGGCCTCCCTGCCCCTGGACGACGTGGAGGCCGCGGTGCGGGAGGCGGAGCGGGCGGTGGAGGAGCTGGGCGCCACCGGGATCCAGATCTTCACCAACGTGCTCGGAAAGCCCCTGGACCGACCGGAGTTCCTGCCCCTCTTTGAGCGCATGGCCGCCTACGACCTCCCCATCTGGGTCCACCCCACCCGGGGACCGGCGGCCGCGGACTATCCCACGGAGGGACGCTCGAGGGTTGGGATCTGGTGGGCCTTGGGTTGGCCGTACGAAACCGCGGCCTTCATGGTTCGCCTGGCCTTCTCCGGGATCTTCGACCGGTTCCCCAGCCTGAAGATCATCACGCACCATGCGGGTGGGGTCCTGCCCTACGTGGCCGGCCGTCTTGGGCCCCGCAGCGGGCTAGAGCGAGCGGTGCTTCACTCCGGGGACCTCGCCGCATGGGAGGGGCTGCGGCGGCCGGTCTGGGGGGATCTCCGGATGTTCTACGCGGACACGGCGCTGTTTGGAAACGCTCCCGCCCTCGCATGTGCCCTCTCGTTTTTCGGGGAGGATCGTCTGCTGTTCGGGTCTGATATGCCCTTCGGTCCGGAGGAGGGCTGGGCCTACCTGGAAGAGGCCATCCGCGCGGTGGACGCCCTGCCCATCCCCCCGGAGAAGAAACGGCAGATCTTCTCGGGAAACGCCTTCCGGATCCTCCGCCTACGGGGACTTGCCGGCACCCGCTAA
- a CDS encoding N-acetylmuramoyl-L-alanine amidase family protein: protein MTAGRTRRPTLLALSCAGLLLLSHLPALGRPAPRLVVLGEELPTDPPVLLREGVVFAPVDQAFVPYRVTVDWNPARRVAEVRGIRGEVVVLRAGDPLASVGSDLHRLPAAPFVLGDRLMVPVEFVYRALGAWVRWEPEEQTLHVAAQVVRLVFERSGISGARLTVEATGPVEARTSWLRDPDRLVLDLLHAASRIEAREQEIGQVGVRRIRVGQLQVKPYITRVVLDLENSLEVEVRPGAGFDLQVLLRPRPFGGPPDPSPPSAEPPVPNPQSPAPVRSEGPSPAGGPAEDPPRILEVRAVRDVSGFRIVVQGDRPLRYQESTLRDPPRLVVDLSGVFVPVKQELVVGGPVEVVRAAQFQVGPEITRVVIQWRTPAPYRISTEDGGRRVVILIDAAEPPRGPPSGHVVAIDPGHGGTDPGAIGGTGLAEKDVVLDVGLRLRAFLERQGIRVVMTRETDLFVDLGARVPIALREGATVFVSIHANASVRSVIRGVETYYLKPDGMRLATLIQEELARSLGIPDRGIRTANFKVLRDSPVPAVLVEIGYLTNPMDEALLRTPDFREAVAQAIGRGILRFLRSLPPPAP, encoded by the coding sequence ATGACGGCTGGCCGAACTCGCAGACCCACCCTGCTCGCGCTCTCCTGCGCTGGCCTCCTCCTGCTCTCCCACCTGCCGGCCCTGGGACGGCCCGCCCCGCGCTTGGTGGTCCTCGGGGAGGAGTTGCCCACCGATCCCCCGGTGCTCCTGCGGGAAGGGGTGGTCTTCGCTCCCGTAGACCAGGCCTTCGTTCCCTACCGGGTCACGGTCGACTGGAACCCCGCGCGCCGCGTGGCGGAGGTCCGTGGGATACGGGGGGAGGTGGTGGTTCTCCGGGCTGGAGACCCCCTGGCTTCCGTGGGCTCCGACCTCCACCGACTCCCCGCCGCTCCCTTCGTCCTCGGGGACCGCCTGATGGTGCCCGTGGAGTTCGTGTACCGGGCGCTCGGGGCCTGGGTGAGATGGGAGCCCGAGGAGCAGACCCTGCACGTGGCCGCCCAGGTGGTCCGACTCGTCTTCGAGCGCTCCGGGATCTCGGGCGCGCGGCTGACGGTGGAGGCCACGGGACCGGTGGAGGCGCGGACCTCTTGGCTGCGGGATCCCGACCGCTTGGTCCTCGACCTCCTGCACGCGGCCTCCCGGATCGAGGCCCGGGAGCAGGAGATCGGGCAGGTGGGGGTCCGGCGGATCCGCGTGGGGCAGCTGCAGGTCAAGCCCTACATCACCCGGGTGGTCCTCGACCTGGAAAACTCCCTGGAGGTTGAGGTAAGGCCCGGAGCAGGGTTTGACCTCCAGGTGCTGCTTCGGCCGAGACCCTTCGGCGGGCCTCCGGATCCCTCCCCACCGTCCGCGGAACCGCCGGTTCCGAACCCCCAAAGCCCCGCTCCGGTTCGATCCGAGGGCCCCTCCCCCGCGGGTGGCCCTGCCGAAGATCCACCTCGCATCTTGGAGGTGCGGGCGGTGCGGGACGTGAGCGGGTTCCGCATCGTCGTGCAGGGGGACCGGCCCCTGCGCTACCAGGAGTCCACCTTGCGGGATCCGCCGCGCCTGGTGGTGGACCTTTCAGGGGTGTTCGTCCCCGTCAAGCAGGAGCTGGTGGTGGGGGGGCCGGTGGAGGTGGTCCGGGCCGCCCAGTTCCAGGTAGGCCCGGAGATCACCCGGGTGGTGATCCAGTGGCGGACTCCCGCCCCCTACCGGATCTCCACGGAGGACGGGGGGCGGCGGGTGGTGATCTTGATCGACGCGGCCGAACCGCCCCGCGGTCCTCCCTCCGGGCACGTGGTGGCCATCGATCCCGGCCACGGGGGGACGGATCCCGGCGCCATCGGGGGGACGGGGCTTGCGGAGAAGGACGTGGTGCTGGACGTGGGCCTCCGGCTGCGGGCCTTTCTCGAGCGGCAAGGAATCCGGGTGGTGATGACCCGGGAGACGGACCTCTTCGTGGATCTGGGCGCCCGAGTGCCCATCGCCCTGCGCGAAGGGGCCACCGTGTTCGTCAGCATCCACGCGAACGCCAGCGTCCGGAGTGTCATCCGTGGGGTGGAGACGTACTACCTGAAACCCGATGGGATGCGGCTCGCGACCCTGATCCAGGAGGAGCTGGCCCGTAGCCTGGGCATCCCGGACCGGGGGATCCGCACCGCGAACTTCAAGGTGCTCCGGGACAGCCCCGTTCCCGCGGTCCTCGTGGAGATCGGCTACCTCACCAATCCCATGGACGAAGCCCTCCTGCGCACTCCGGACTTCCGGGAGGCCGTGGCTCAGGCCATCGGCCGCGGCATCCTGCGGTTCCTCCGTTCCTTGCCCCCTCCGGCACCGTGA